In Carassius carassius chromosome 38, fCarCar2.1, whole genome shotgun sequence, the genomic stretch CGTGTTCATAAACACTCTTACTGATATTTCTAATATGGGGATATTGATATAAGAACATCAGAATTGTCACATGAGAGTTTTACCACTTTCCTTATGAATGTTTTACATGCCTCATAATTTAGTTCATTTGTAGGAAAATTTAATGTCTTCCCAAAAGAATGATTAATTGGCATATGGAACAGTTTTTAGTAAACCACAAAAAGCCCTCTGTTTGAACAAAATaacatttgcatttgtgaatttatGCTAAATTTGTCATTAATATATACTATCCATTAGCTATTATTTTTAAAGTGGTTAAAGTGCATCTCTCTCCATGCTTTTACAACAGTTCTGccagtcaaattatttttttcatttagcaatggtttctttcttttttttttttttggtatgaaCAGGTCACAGCTGATGAGGTGAAGGACAACAGGGCTATTGTGTTGGAAGTGGAGGCCAAAAACCTGGATAAAAAGGTAGACATACGTCTTGTTGTTATCCATTGTAATTGGTACTTTATGAATTATTGCTGCAATAGcagcagggatttttttttaattgttactgCTGGCTTACCACACAAAAGTTATTGCCATATTCAGGGTTAAAGCAGTTATGATACTAACTGTTTTTGTTCACGACTTCTTTCAGGATATGTTTGGGAAGTCGGATCCATTCTTGGAGTTTTTCAAGCAAGAAGAAGATGGGAAATGGCAGCTAATTCACAGGACAGAGGTTTTACCCAGTTTCATCCACTCAGagaaccaaatgtttttttttgtcagtgtaaAACAAATAAtcagttgttgtttattttttttctaatggttattttttacttcttttcttttgtcATTAATAGGTCATCAAGAACAATTTGAATCCATCTTGGAAAAAGTTTACTGTCTCCTTGCATACATTCTGCAGTGGTGATCTGAATAAACCAATCAAGGTATCAAGGGCATCTAGTGCTCACTCAGATGTGCATTTGTCATAGtatcttaatttaactatttcactatgcaagaaaaaaacagaagaatGCTGCTTTTGACTCTTAAACATAGTTAAGTTATATACACTCATCAAAACTTATCAAACACGAACACTTGtcttttcacacaaaaaataaactttaatttttgccacatagcattcaaaagtttggggtaggtGATATTTGTTCGATTTTGAAAGAAGCCGTTGCTTCTTTATCAATTTATCAACAATTTATCTGATCAaacatagtaaaaacagtaaaattgtgtgaattattacaacttaaaataactgttttatgttTTAACTGTAGCaaagtaaaagtctttactgttacgtttgatcaatttattgcaccCTTATTAAAAATCTTAACCTCAAACTTAAAAGTAGTGTGCAAAACGTAAGTGACAACTTCTGGGGGAAGCTGTTAGATCAGATGGAAGGACACATGGTATCATAAAAAATGTCTTTCTGTTTTAAGGGGCCAAAGACCCCATCGGCCTGTACTTTCAGTTGTCCTAGTCCTTAGACTAAATCTTTGTCTAATTGCAAGGTAACTTGTTACGATAAGGATGAAGACACAAGCTCAGACATTATAGGAGAGTTCACCTGCACCACCGCTAAACTAATGGAGGCTTAAGACAATGCGGTGAGAAGGATGCATGTCTGTTAATCTTCCCTAAacatctttctttctctttctgtctgtctgtccgtggcTTTTTGTTTTAGATTCATTGTTCTGATTATGATAGTGATGGCTCCCATGATCTTATTGGTGTGTTTCAAACTAATGTGTCAGATCTGCAGAAAGCACCGGTAAGAGTGAACCTTCACTACTCCAGGCTTTTTTGTTTTCCTTATATTAAAAGTAGAACATTTCCTTTCTTCATTTAAATTTCATTCTATTCACTTCCATAATTTCTAGGAGTTTCATTGTAGGgcctataaaaaaaagttttaaattttgTAGGTTGAGTTTGACTGCATTCACCCAGAGaagcaaaagaagaaaaagagtTATAAGAACTCTGGGGTCGTCAGGATTAAGGATTGCAAGGTTTGAACAGCCTTCATCTGTTGCGTTTGAAAACATACTAAGCAGTGTTGCAGTATATCTTATAGTTGCAGAGTTGCTTAGAATCATTTTGCGATAATGATATGAAATAATGTCCATACTGTCTTTCAGCTTGAGGCACAGTATTCATTTCTGGATTATGTGATGGGAGGTTGCCAAATTAACTTCACGGTAAGATTGGTCGTGGCACAATATTTGCTTCTGATAGCAGCTGATGTAATGATTGGGTGTAATGCATAACATTTAAATTTAGGTTGTAAATTTGAGGCTGTATGGTTTAAACTCTAAAACAAAGGTGAATATTGTTCGGCTTTAGGTGGGCATTGACTTCACTGGCTCTAATGGAGACCCCCGCTCCCCTGACTCTCTGCACTATCTCAGTCCTAATGGCCTGAACCAGTATCTGTCAGCCATCTGGTCCGTTGGCCAGGTAGTCCAAGACTACGACACGTAAGAGAGCGATTTTTGTGAATAGACTTTCCACCAGCTGTTTTAAACCATTCAGTGTTGCTACAAACTACCATATGTTCACTtattaaccacttgagctgttattttgattttttgagaattaggcatatgcaatattggacccaccggtgggtccccagagttgatgtggttaaagggGGTTATTtgctattatgctcttttacaaagtcttcatTTAGTTTTGGAgggtactagaacaggctctcatactaggttgttcgagaaaaacattattttaaaaatattttacattattgtaatacctctctccccagtctggcatgaatggCTCGAAtcgttcctgtatcaaatgaaggcccaaCTTCTGGAATACgagatgtgctgtgattggttagctgagcCAGTGTGTgccgtgattggttagctgggccactgtgtgttgtgattgacagCACTCAGCACCTAGCCTCTTACCAAAGCTGCCTGCTGTGAGCTTCAGTTTGAATATtgcgtcaaaatcaaatcaatttgatcGCAATTTAAACCCAgttgattgtaaccactctaaccTCGTCTGTCTTGGGAACACTAGAGCATCTccgacatagtgataacactcgttgccttctctagtgcagctcaaccaggtctcgccCCATTCGTCGATTTTTGTGaaatcacaaatcccggaaaatatgcgttgtagtccaaacaagtcgctcgtttttagtttttgaaaagtgatttctgttaaataaattctccttttgaattggactttgagctttgtaactttgcagatcttatgCACAtcacagactaactaaagttgaaaaagtgaaaaagcataatagcgcCCTTTTAAGCAGTACATTGAAATAATTGTTATAGGGAAAGTGTAGAAATAATAAAATTGTTTGAAAATCAATATAGTAAATGTACCTTTTATTCAGAAGGAATGCTGATCAAATCAgtaatgatttctatttcaagtaaatgtggttcttttgaactttctgttcatcaaagaatcctgaaaaatgtatcacagtttccaaaaaaaattataataataatgttttccgCAGTTAGtaagaataaatgtttcttgagctggaGTAATTGATGCTTAAAATCACaggaattacatttgaaaatatatttaaatagaaaaaagttattttaaactataacAATATTTAGTAATGCTATTGTTTttacggttttctttttattaaaagaaGTCCCACCTTGGGGAGTATAGAGATGTTTTTGAACATGAAAGTCTTTTTATCTGCAATCAATTTTTTTCTGTCTCCCTTTGTAGTGATAAACTTTTCCCAGCATTTGGATTTGGTGCTCAAGTGCCTCCAGACTTCAAGGTTAGACATTACAGGTGTCCTTCATACTTGATTCATTATTAGTTGTAATAATTGAATTCAACAAAAAGTGCTTCTTTGCAATTTCTTAGGTATCCCATGAGTTCCCATTGAACTTCAACCCCAGTAGCCCATATTGCCAAGGTAACCGTCATAGTGTTTGAAAATTTGTAATTGAAATTGAAGTTACAACACATTTTAAGATGTTTGTCACATGGCTGATGTTTTACACTATGCAGGAGTGCAAGGCATTGTGGATGCCTACCGCATGGTTTTGCCTCAAGTTCGTCTTTATGGACCCACCAACTTTTCGCCCCTAATAAATCATGTGGCCCGAATTGCAGCTGGAGCTGCCCAGCAACCAAATGCAGCGGTAAGTACCTGTAGTAAGCAGTGAAGTGCCTTTTTTTGGTAGTGCATTCACAGGATGTGGTTTGATGGGTACTCGTGCATATTTGATCTGTGGTGTGTAATGGCATTTTCAGTCCATTAGCACTATATATATGTCGTTCTCTCTCTCAAATAGCAATACTTTGTGCTGTTGATCATCACTGATGGAGAGATCACAGATCTCGACCAGACCAGACAGTCCATCGTGAACAGCTCCAAACTGCCCATGTCCATCATCATCGTGGGTGTGGGTGAGGCAGACTTTAAGGCCATGGAGTTTCTGGATGGGGACAATGGAGTCCTTAAATCTGTGACTGGAGAACCAGCAGTCAGAGATATTGTGCAGTTTGTGCCCTTCAAGCAGTTTGACAATGTATGAGCCTCTTAAATACATAATTTGAATGACATGCTGGTTCAAAATTCTGTTTTCTGTAATTACTTCACTGTCTATAATTAGGCCATTTCtcttttttaatcttatttctTTTTAGGCTCCTAAAGAAGCGCTGGCTCAGAGTGTTCTAGCAGAGGTGCCGAATCAGCTGGTGTCTTactttaaaatgagaaatgtggcTCCTGTCAACCCCCCTTCACCGACCAAGTAGACACAAGTGTGCGCTGGAGACTGAATTGTAGGTGTCTAAAAGAAATAGGAGGTAGTTCGAATTAGAATGAATCACCACTAGAGGGAACCAAAGCTCTGTTAAAGCAACCACTGTGGGAGTGTTCAACTCATATGGAGACCACTTATCTTCACTTGTATTTTCAGGTTTTATTatgcaaacagctgtcatttcCAGTTcctcatatttttctttttcattcttttacAACTTGGAAAAAGTTTAtataaatgttcctttttttatatagatctgcatatatttttgtattattgtttatGGATGCAGATGCCTTAAATTTTCTTGAGCCAATATTTGAAATCACTTTTAGGTCTTGCGCTGCTTTTTGATGCAGATGTATGCAATAGCAATCAGGAATGCTGATTTATAAAATTCCCTGCACTTTCTGCTGTATAGTAGTTATTAGAGAAAAGCGAATGACTCGAACTCATCCAAGCACTATGCTGAAATAAAAATCATGCTGAAATATTAAAGAGGAGTAGTAGCTTGAAACTAACCAAAGAAATCACTGCATGTTATTCACTAGCAAACTAAAGCTGTCAAAAGCCAGATTATTTGAGaattattttgtcattgttttgacTAAGATATATTAAGGATCACTTAAAATGCATATAGACTATTTAGTATGAATTTGAGTAGAATGAAATTTAGAAGTACTGGTTTACTGGTACAAAGACATAAAACTGCCTTATCGTTAtgccttttaaaaaaatgttgtttttgggGATTTTGTGCTTTTGTGTCAAATAATGATTGAAAGATTGAGTTAGGATGACATAAGTAGTGCTGTTAATTTGATTTATCTAACACGAATGTTTGCACCATACAGTAAAGTTAATCTGCACTTCTCCACTAGAGCATTGGATTTATTCATATATACCCATAATAGAAGCAACACGCTCGTTTTTCCACACGTTATTATACGCGACAATGGGATTGTAAACCTAttatggctgtttttgccccTCGTTGTATTTCCTAATCATGGAATAAGATGTTTACACACAACAACATGTTGTTCAGTTCTTCAGAAGCCAGTGTCACTGTTATACTGATTTTTAGAACTGTTGAGaagaaatgctgaataaaattgccttattaacaaacataaaacactttgtttttttttgttttttttaaatgtgtatattatgTCTGCAACAAAGAAAGGCATATTATCATTCAATTTATCCCATTCCCACTTAGCTTTTTATTATTTGGAGTTTTCATAGAAATAAAATGCAGATCTGAGTACAGCTGTATACTCATATTACGCCCTTGCTTCACTAACAGTTCAACTGCTAACTATTAAATTATCATAGGTAAATATTACAACTCCTCTTCTGCCTTGGGATTTTTCCTTCAGATGGATTTCCAGCACTGTTCCTCAAGATGTCGGATCGTATGCTCAGACAATGACTTTGAAGGCCACATATTTGGATATTTTAAAGCGCCTTAATTGAGGATATATTTGTCTACCACTTATTGCAAGTCAGATTCGAGTGTCATGTTTGTACCTTTAAAACAATGAAGACCAACTTCACTGGAAGCTAACACAGTGGATCAAGATTACAAGACACAGAAACACACCAGTGCTTGGCCATGTCTATCTCCGTCCTTTTAAAGAAGTTATATAACCTGCCAGggaaatatgaccggaaagtggAATTGTCTTTTAGAGGTGAGCTCtatgttttaagaaaaaaaaaaatactatgattAATATTGTCTGATTGGAGAATATATTCTATGTATTGAAATGTTTAGTTGTTTAGCCTATATTATGTGAGAAATAATCAAAGGATTAATATGCAGACTTTTATTTGACTATGCTGactgtatttttaaaacattgtttactGTCCAGGTTTTACTCACAAAACCAGGGTCCTTCAGTGTGAGAATATAGCCATCTTCAATGAGGTAAcagagtttccaaaaaaaaaaacctgccatattgtgaaatattattacaatttaaaataacggttcactgtttaaatatatgtttaaatgaaatatatttctgttatggcaaaactgaatttgcaTCATCAttctccagtattcagtgtcacgtgatccttcagaaatcattctaatatgctgatttggtgcccaagaaacatttcctgaaaacagttgtgttgcttaattatttattttttagattttatttttttataatttttttgtgtgtgtgtggtaatgcttttttcaggattctttgataaaaagaaagttcatatatatatatatatatatatatatatatatatatatatatacatatatattttttttttactctctttttgatccttgctgtataaaagtattactcacaccaaacctttgaacagtagtgtaatttTCACAGTGCTGATTAACCAACTTCACATTGGAATCTTTACTTATTCAAAATTAATTTGGCAAgccatatgaaaacaacaaatGCAGCTGCTCGTTCTTATATAATGAAGTTGTTTTGGATAATACACATGCTTCAATAGCTcattcacagcgatgccatagaagcaccatctctttcttaccgtTTTCTAATCTGGAGaaccttcttttgccacaaagaccttttgtgaaacagaaaggttcttcggatgttaaaggttttttatggaaccatttagacaaaaaggttcttctatggcatcgagaagcacctttatttttaagagtgtatgttgGGAAATCTTCATGCTAACCACACCTTTGCCACAGGCACTTGAACATTCCTAGAGTCTTGTAAACAACCACATCTGAGCTCAGATACagtaatgaaattaaaatatttgacaAGAGGTCTGTCACGAGGTTATCCTTTAACTTAAGCTAACAGATACTAGAATAGTGGGAAGGACAAGAAAGAAAAGTTGTTCAATCTGAGTGAAGATGAATCACAACACTGGCTTTATGAGGAGGAAGTGCTTGGGATTTTCATTTATGAGAAATGCagtgactgaaaagaaaaaagagctttaaaacaAACGCCACCATTTTATAGATTTTGTATGActtatttgattatttgtttagtttgttaGTTTACACACACAAAgtgctggtcaaaagtttggtgtacagtaattaaaataattgtcatgtttttgaaagaggtcccTTATggtcacaaaagctgcatttgtttgatcaaaaatacaataaaaacaagaatattacacaatattgttaccatttaaagtaactgttttctatttatcatatttaaaaatgtaatttattacaatgaattttcagcagccattactccagttttccaTGTCAAGGATTAGCTGTAATTTGAAGGTGAAATTAGAGTCCATCTGTTCAGCGGTGTTTTCATCAGTGAGATGTCTATCAGGTGTCTGTGTGTCCTGTTTTATCTAAAGAACAgggattagggctgggataaacgattattttttaaacgatctaacgattaattttcccagaccgatttgatttcaaatatctccccattaattgactactaacaatttatacatgttgatttacatatctgaatgaaaaaaacatcaattccttaacattgcaatatatgtttattgctcttaaaattacaaaataaaagactgactaagaatgcattactttgcacttgtatagagataacattcaataaaaccttgaaaccttgaaaacacatagcttactgaaacaagcttactgaacacatagggcctagcttactgaaaaaaagttctttcagatgaaaataacaacaacttgatgtctagcattcaataaaaaggttcacccaaaatacttgtttagagcaattgaaagaatacagtatgtaaatgtaaacttgagggctttaagctaatacagagagtgcttttacaaaaaataaaaaaaaattaacagtgggagccagcagcctgtcatggagaaaagaaatctccgaatgctccacgtgaaactttggcgttccgcccttttgctatcgtgtctaatgattttggttaatatgcacgagggagggagagagagagagagcaagacagcgctgtGTAGTttaaagactgtgagtgcgcgagcgcgcgtgaaactttggtgtttcgccctttttctatcgtgtttaatgattttgattaatatgcacgagtgagagagagagcaagaagcgctagtgttgtttgaagactgtgagtgcgcccggggctctctctcgtacgcgcactgtcactgtcactcaccgatcgatcacataaggctttgacagccgccaaaaaaaaaagatcaatgcagaaaaacccctggattggttatataacgttggacagaatgttgatccggccatcgcgtatattcagcgcacataaggtaaacgttttgcaaacgttttttagagaaataaaaacaggtcgacgaatcgatgcgcatattttgcgtcgacgtattttttgcgtcaacgtcatcgatgacctcgacgcgttgtcccagccctaacaGGGATCTATCAAAGTTTGGTCATGTTTGTGGAAGTGTATCATGGCGTTCATCAGGCTAGAAAAGGTTACAAAGCCATCTCTAAAGAATTTGGACTCCACCAATCCACAGTCAGACAAACTGTGTACAAATGGAGGAAATTCAAGACCACTGTTACCCTCCCCAGGAGTGCTCCACCAACAAAGAACATTCGTGTAATAGTCTGTGAGGTTGCCAAGGACCCCAGGGTAAGTTCTAAGTAAATAAAGGCTTTTCTCACATTGGCTAATGTTAATGTCTATGAGCCTGTCATCAGGAGAACACTGAACAACCATGGTGTCCATGGCAGAGTCGCAAGGAGAAAACCACTGCTCTCCAAAAAGAGCATTGCTTCCCATCTGCAGTTTGCTTAACATCATGTGGACGAGCCAGAGGAATAATGGAGAAATGTTTTGTGGATGAAGGAGACCAAAATAGAACTTTTGGTTTAAATGAGAAGCGTTacgtttgaagagtaaaaaacaCTGCATTCCAGCATAAGAACCTTATCccatctgtgaaacatggtggTGGTAGTATCATGGTTTGGTCCTGTTTTGCTGCATCTGGTCCAAGACGGGTTGCCATTGATGGAATGATGAAATCTGAATTAAACCAGCAAATTCTGAAGGAAAATGTCAGGACATCTGTCCGAGAACTGAATCTCAAGAGAAAGTGGGTCATGCAGCAAGACAACGACCCCAAGCACACAAGTCATTCTACCAAAGAATGGCTAAAGGAGGACAAACTAATGTTTTGGAATGGCCAAGTCAAATTCCGGACCTTAATCCAATTGAAATGTTGTGGAAGGACCTGAATCAAGCGGTTTATAGGAGGAAACCCACCAACACCACAGAATTGAAGTGGTTTTGTACTGAGGAATGGGCTAAATTCCTACAAACTGTTGCGCAGGACTGATCAGCAGTTACAAGAAGAgagtcacaccagatactgaaagCAAAGATTCACATACATTTGCTACAAAGATATGTTACACTGGATCATTTTTCTCAATTAAACAAATAagacaaaatatgtttttgttatttatttaagttcTCTTTGTCTACTTTACAGACTTCTGATTATGTTTTGAGACAAatttatgcagaaatatagaaaatTCTAAAGGGTTCATAAACGAGCAGCACTGTGTATGGAAGAGTAAGCTGCAGCTTGAGAGATCAAGACTACAGAtccataataaataaagaaaccttTAGCCTGTGTGAAATAAATTAACgtttgtgctttttttattttattattattatttttattattattacatctgTTATTGTGTATTTATGTGACTCTAGCACTTCAGATGGCCTCACTATGGGAAGGTTGAGAGGGATGAAATTCTGTCAATCAGTGTCTACAACTGCAGTAAGATGTTCAGCAACAGGTCAGAACATGAATAGGCCCTCATACTAAAAGtattcattatatattataaGACAAGAGGGAAATTAACTAAATTATATTCAAAAGCAATTCAGTCCATTGACTAagagcgctctgtgtgtgtgtgtgtgtgtgtgtgtgcacagattGCTGGGAAGGCTTGTGATCAGCCTGCAGCATGTGGTGTCTGTGGGTCAGCTGCTGCTCCGTGAGCCCCTCACAGACAGTCAGCACAGTCTCACTGATGTGAGTGAATGAAGAACTGCTCTCAGCTCCAACATACTTGTTTTACATCCATTAAACAAATACTGTTCATGCTATTCTAACACTGGTGTGGTGAAGGATTGTTGAATCATTTGTTGTTAATGTGTTAGGTGTGACTGAAGCTCTTTTGTGTTGATATGTGATGATGGAGTTTATTGTAGATCTACATAGAGCTGGAGGTGAAGTACAACCCTCTCCAGGGGGCTGCAGGTGGATGGGACAGTGACGACTTCATCAGAGAACAGGACACTGTTGGGTGAGTCTGAAGACATCTTTAAGTTCATCCCATCCATCATTCCTTTCTTCCTTCATTCTGTCTGTCCTTCTTTCCATCCATTTTCCCTTCTTTAATTATTTCCACCTCTTCCATCCATTCCAAATTTTACATTCTTTCTTTTCCAATCCATCTATCCATTCTTCCTTCCATTTTCCATCTTCTTTTCTTCTATTCATCTTCCATCCATTCTTATTTCATACCTACCTTCCTCTGTTCCtctatttcagaatcagaatcagaatcagaatgagctttattgccagttatgttcacacatacgaggaatttgttttcgtgacagagctccgcagtgcaacataacagcgacagaacaaaaaacacaataaggaataaaaaaaaaaaaaaatacaaataggtgggtaaggattgacaatatacaaattgacaatgtatggcaggtatattaaaatgagcatttatgtatgtacatgtatattatgtggaaaagttttaactgtacgctaagtatgtgtgttggataaataagtgtatgtgtatataaatataaatataagtagtgtagtgtgttccatgtatgtacatgtatattatgtgcaaaagatttaagtgtacgctaagtatgtgtgttggataaaaagtgtagtgtatataaatataaatagtgtagtgtgtcccacagttattatcagctgttcataagatggattgcctgagggaagaaactgttcctgtgtctggtcgttctggtgctcagtgctctgtagcgtcgaccagatggcaacagttcaaagagggagtgtgctggatgtgaggagtccagagtgattttaacagcccttttgctcactctggataagtacagttcttgaattgatgggagggttgtaccgatgattcgctcagcagtccggactaccctctgtagtcttctgaggtcagatttagaagctgagctgaaccagacagttactgaagtgcagaggatggattcgatgatggtggagtagaactgtttcagcagatcctgtggcaggttaaacttcctcagctggcgaaggaagtacaacctctgctgggcctttttcacaatggagtcaatgtgaatgtcccacttcaggtcctgagagatagtggtgcccaggaacctgaatgactccactgcagtcacagtgctgttcatgatggtgagtggggggagtgcaggggggtttctcctgaagtccacagtcatctccactgttttgagcgtgttaagctccaggttgttgagagtgcaccagacagccagctctttaacctcctgtctgtaagcagactcgtcaccgagTCTGCTTACTCATTTGCCCCTTTTTTCCTCACTGCTCATTTTCCTCTATTTTctttaaatttcatatttcttattttttccaTCCAttcttctttccttctttccCTTCTTC encodes the following:
- the LOC132119526 gene encoding copine-1-like isoform X2 gives rise to the protein MAAHCLSKVELSIACSNLLDKDVGSKSDPLCVLLQSIGDDKWTEVERTERVKNCQDPEFSTKLHIDYHFEKVQKLKFGIYDIDNKSVNLSDDDFLGGFECTLGQIVSSRKITNPLQLKAGKPAGKGTITVTADEVKDNRAIVLEVEAKNLDKKDMFGKSDPFLEFFKQEEDGKWQLIHRTEVIKNNLNPSWKKFTVSLHTFCSGDLNKPIKIHCSDYDSDGSHDLIGVFQTNVSDLQKAPVEFDCIHPEKQKKKKSYKNSGVVRIKDCKLEAQYSFLDYVMGGCQINFTVGIDFTGSNGDPRSPDSLHYLSPNGLNQYLSAIWSVGQVVQDYDTDKLFPAFGFGAQVPPDFKVSHEFPLNFNPSSPYCQGVQGIVDAYRMVLPQVRLYGPTNFSPLINHVARIAAGAAQQPNAAQYFVLLIITDGEITDLDQTRQSIVNSSKLPMSIIIVGVGEADFKAMEFLDGDNGVLKSVTGEPAVRDIVQFVPFKQFDNAPKEALAQSVLAEVPNQLVSYFKMRNVAPVNPPSPTK